Proteins from one Chroococcidiopsis sp. CCMEE 29 genomic window:
- a CDS encoding NAD-dependent epimerase/dehydratase family protein, translating to MKILVIGGTNFIGPPVVRQLCAMGYEVTVFSRGKTQANLPAGVNYIRGDRTHLAEMKSEFERLAAQVVLDMIPYTEQDALTVMNTFRGIAQRVVAISSIDVYRAYDVLLGKESSVVPVPLTEDSPLRQQLYPYRGLPEKPLDRMADDYEKILVERVIMSNPNLPGTILRLPMVYGTKDPLHRLFPYIKRMDDHRPMIVLEESIAKWCGAYGYVENVAYAIALAVTNERAKGQIYHVADVEVVSEAERISKVGQVAGWQGKVVTVPKAYIPAEQQLALNTEQHLFVDTTRIRKELGFSEVVPLNEALRRTIEWHRTNPPQEVPQWSAPGLLDYATEDTILNKLV from the coding sequence ATGAAAATTCTGGTAATTGGCGGAACGAATTTTATTGGTCCTCCGGTAGTCCGCCAACTATGTGCGATGGGTTATGAGGTTACTGTCTTTAGCCGGGGAAAAACCCAAGCTAACTTACCAGCAGGAGTTAATTACATTCGTGGCGATCGCACTCACCTTGCCGAGATGAAAAGCGAGTTTGAGCGTCTGGCTGCTCAAGTCGTGCTAGATATGATTCCCTACACCGAGCAAGACGCGCTGACTGTTATGAACACATTTAGAGGCATTGCCCAGCGTGTTGTCGCCATTAGCAGCATAGATGTTTACCGTGCCTACGACGTGCTTTTGGGCAAAGAATCTAGTGTTGTTCCAGTACCACTTACTGAAGACTCTCCCCTGCGCCAGCAACTCTATCCATACCGGGGTTTACCAGAAAAGCCCCTTGACCGCATGGCTGATGATTACGAGAAAATTTTGGTGGAACGAGTAATAATGAGCAACCCCAATTTACCTGGCACAATTTTACGGCTGCCTATGGTCTACGGTACAAAAGATCCACTGCATCGCCTGTTTCCCTATATAAAGCGAATGGATGATCATCGTCCTATGATTGTGTTGGAAGAGAGCATTGCTAAGTGGTGTGGTGCTTATGGCTATGTGGAGAATGTGGCATATGCGATCGCCCTAGCAGTCACAAATGAACGAGCAAAAGGTCAAATTTATCATGTGGCAGATGTAGAAGTTGTTTCTGAGGCTGAACGGATTAGTAAAGTTGGGCAAGTAGCAGGATGGCAGGGCAAAGTCGTTACTGTACCCAAAGCATATATTCCAGCCGAGCAGCAGTTGGCACTCAACACAGAACAACACTTGTTTGTAGATACAACCCGCATCCGTAAAGAACTAGGGTTCAGTGAGGTTGTACCACTCAATGAAGCACTGCGGCGAACAATTGAATGGCACAGAACTAATCCACCGCAGGAAGTTCCGCAGTGGTCAGCACCCGGACTGCTGGACTATGCCACTGAAGACACAATTTTGAACAAGCTTGTATGA
- a CDS encoding GH116 family glycosyl hydrolase produces MQNHQHFSPEIPPCTWNRPIGLGWDKPYTVRTPSNLDDGPWHGMPLGGFGAGCIGRSSRGDFNLWHIDGGEHTFQSIPACQFSVFESATSTTQAYALCTQPPNDGSLKAWQWYPREERGDGLITNSGVYHALYPRSWFVYEGVFQTQLTCEQFSPVWAGNYQETSYPVAVFLWTAHNPTDQPLTLSIMLTWQNMVGWFTNAIKSPQVRLREDGSPVYEYQPKLGDTQGNFNQQVADNDQIGCVLGRVGSSDPVQEGEGQWSIATLKNSHSEVFYHTRWNPSGTGEDVWQSFARDGSLPNYENETPVAEGEQLATAIAVRLTLQPGETRSIPFVLAWDFPVTEFAAGVEYYRRYTDFFGRTGKNAWAIASTGLQQYQNWQQQIQSWQQPILEKDLPDWFKMALFNELYDLTSGGTLWSAADRRDPFGQFAVLECIDYRWYESLDVRLYGSFALLMLWPELEKSVIRAFARAIPASDDTPRVIGYYYTIGAESPMAARKVAGATPHDLGAPNEHVWEKTNYTSYQDCNLWKDLGCDFVLQVYRDFVLTGAGDVEFLADCWNAIVQTLNYLKTFDLDGDGIPENSGAPDQTFDDWRLQGVSAYCGGLWLAGLEAAIAIGQTLISYSGDRPLEEILESRLNKPTLKETIATYQSWLEQSRPVYQEIWNGQYYQLDSESGSDIVMADQLCGQFYARLLGLPDIVPHENALTALRTVYEACFLKFHNGQLGAANGVKPDGSPENPNATHPLEVWTGINFGLAAFLLQMGMQDEAFQLTKAVVQQVYNNGLQFRTPEAITAISTFRASHYLRAMAIWAIYGVVSNFQVQDTSS; encoded by the coding sequence ATGCAAAATCATCAGCACTTTTCTCCAGAAATTCCTCCCTGCACCTGGAACCGTCCTATCGGTCTTGGCTGGGATAAACCCTACACAGTTCGCACTCCCAGTAACCTTGATGATGGTCCCTGGCACGGAATGCCATTAGGTGGCTTCGGGGCAGGTTGCATTGGTCGATCCTCTCGCGGAGATTTTAACCTCTGGCATATCGATGGCGGCGAGCATACCTTCCAAAGCATCCCCGCTTGTCAATTTAGCGTCTTTGAATCAGCTACCTCAACGACGCAAGCTTATGCCCTGTGTACCCAACCACCGAATGATGGCAGCTTAAAAGCGTGGCAGTGGTATCCAAGAGAGGAGCGAGGGGATGGATTAATTACTAATTCTGGTGTCTACCATGCTCTTTATCCTCGTAGTTGGTTTGTTTATGAGGGGGTGTTTCAAACCCAACTAACTTGTGAGCAGTTTTCACCAGTTTGGGCAGGTAATTACCAGGAAACTAGCTACCCAGTAGCAGTTTTTCTGTGGACAGCTCATAACCCTACAGACCAGCCGTTAACTCTGAGTATTATGCTCACTTGGCAGAACATGGTGGGCTGGTTTACCAATGCAATTAAATCTCCTCAAGTGCGGCTGCGAGAGGATGGCAGTCCAGTTTATGAGTATCAGCCAAAATTAGGGGACACTCAAGGAAATTTCAACCAGCAGGTTGCCGACAATGACCAAATCGGGTGTGTGCTGGGTCGAGTTGGCAGCAGCGATCCTGTACAAGAAGGAGAAGGGCAGTGGTCAATTGCAACCCTTAAAAATTCCCATTCGGAAGTTTTTTACCACACGCGCTGGAATCCATCTGGCACGGGTGAGGATGTCTGGCAAAGCTTTGCCCGAGATGGCTCTTTACCTAACTACGAAAATGAAACACCAGTAGCAGAGGGGGAACAATTGGCTACGGCGATCGCTGTCCGCTTGACGCTGCAACCGGGTGAAACTCGCTCAATTCCCTTCGTTCTCGCTTGGGATTTCCCCGTTACAGAATTTGCCGCTGGAGTGGAGTATTACCGTCGCTACACAGATTTTTTTGGTCGTACAGGGAAGAATGCTTGGGCGATCGCTAGCACTGGTTTGCAGCAATACCAAAACTGGCAACAGCAGATCCAATCCTGGCAGCAGCCAATTCTGGAAAAGGATTTACCAGATTGGTTCAAAATGGCTTTGTTTAACGAGCTTTATGACTTGACTAGTGGCGGTACCCTCTGGAGTGCAGCGGATCGGCGCGATCCTTTCGGTCAGTTTGCAGTTTTAGAGTGTATCGATTACCGCTGGTACGAAAGCTTAGATGTAAGGCTTTACGGTTCATTCGCCCTGTTGATGCTGTGGCCAGAACTGGAAAAGTCGGTAATTCGGGCATTTGCACGGGCTATTCCGGCTAGTGACGATACTCCCCGTGTGATTGGTTACTACTACACCATTGGAGCAGAAAGTCCGATGGCAGCCCGCAAGGTTGCAGGTGCAACACCCCACGATTTAGGTGCACCCAATGAGCATGTCTGGGAGAAAACCAACTACACCAGCTATCAAGACTGCAATTTATGGAAGGATCTGGGTTGCGACTTTGTGTTGCAGGTATATCGAGACTTTGTTCTAACAGGTGCTGGCGATGTGGAATTCCTAGCAGACTGCTGGAACGCCATTGTGCAAACCCTGAACTATCTCAAAACTTTTGACCTTGACGGCGATGGTATTCCGGAAAATTCTGGTGCCCCCGATCAAACTTTTGATGATTGGCGACTACAAGGTGTAAGTGCCTACTGCGGCGGGTTATGGTTGGCAGGTTTAGAGGCGGCGATCGCGATCGGTCAGACTTTAATCAGTTACTCCGGCGATCGCCCTCTAGAAGAAATTCTTGAATCTCGCTTGAATAAACCAACCCTTAAGGAAACTATTGCTACCTATCAATCCTGGCTGGAACAATCTCGACCTGTATATCAGGAAATCTGGAATGGACAATACTATCAACTTGATAGTGAGAGCGGTTCAGATATAGTCATGGCAGACCAGCTATGTGGACAGTTCTATGCCCGGTTGCTGGGCTTGCCTGATATTGTGCCTCATGAAAATGCCCTTACGGCATTAAGAACTGTATATGAAGCTTGCTTTTTGAAGTTTCACAATGGTCAGTTGGGTGCTGCTAATGGTGTCAAACCCGACGGTTCCCCCGAAAATCCCAATGCCACTCATCCGCTGGAAGTCTGGACAGGGATTAATTTTGGGCTGGCTGCTTTTCTATTACAAATGGGCATGCAAGATGAAGCGTTCCAGCTAACGAAAGCCGTAGTGCAGCAAGTCTACAACAATGGTTTGCAATTCCGCACACCAGAAGCAATTACGGCTATTAGTACATTCCGCGCCAGTCATTATCTCCGCGCTATGGCAATCTGGGCAATTTACGGCGTTGTAAGCAATTTTCAGGTTCAGGATACGTCAAGTTAA
- a CDS encoding molybdopterin-dependent oxidoreductase, translating into MNLIQIPRRRFLQLSGLSSISLLLGGCGSSLFEDVVGKTFEPLNQTVEALLFNPQKPVPEFPVSAIEPDALLINTFDFTPVIDPVTFRLTVDGEVNNPLNLSMADIQQLPLTAMTIRHVCVEGWAAIVQWGGVRSRDIIALAQPKGNVGYAYFKSADGYYESWDIASALHPQTLLAYQKNGQPLPVENGAPLRLASPIKLGYKQSKWVTRITLVSHLLPAKGYWEDQGYEWYAGL; encoded by the coding sequence ATGAATCTAATTCAAATTCCTCGTCGCAGGTTTCTTCAGTTATCTGGACTTTCCAGCATCAGCTTACTTCTGGGCGGTTGTGGTTCGAGTCTATTTGAGGATGTAGTAGGCAAAACCTTTGAGCCACTTAATCAAACTGTTGAAGCTTTATTATTTAATCCTCAAAAACCTGTGCCTGAATTTCCGGTGAGTGCAATTGAGCCAGATGCTCTGCTGATTAATACGTTTGACTTTACACCAGTAATCGACCCGGTGACGTTTCGTCTCACTGTTGACGGTGAAGTCAATAATCCGCTCAACCTTAGCATGGCAGATATTCAGCAACTGCCCCTAACTGCAATGACGATTCGCCACGTCTGCGTCGAAGGATGGGCAGCAATCGTGCAATGGGGTGGAGTGCGATCGCGGGATATTATTGCCCTTGCCCAACCTAAAGGAAATGTCGGCTACGCTTACTTTAAATCGGCTGATGGCTATTACGAAAGCTGGGATATAGCTTCAGCTTTGCACCCCCAGACGCTGCTAGCTTATCAGAAAAATGGACAACCTCTGCCAGTCGAAAACGGCGCACCTTTACGTCTAGCCTCCCCAATTAAACTGGGTTACAAGCAAAGTAAGTGGGTAACACGCATTACGCTAGTCAGTCATCTGCTACCCGCTAAAGGCTACTGGGAGGATCAGGGCTATGAATGGTATGCCGGACTTTAG
- a CDS encoding cytochrome b/b6 domain-containing protein, translating to MDSSAISNKSQPQSGFNQAIPAKIFHWINIISLVLMMTSGLQIYNANPVFGGRGGWHFPPLFLLGGWLAGGRHWHFATMWLFALNLLWYGVYIVISRRWKHRFVSAKDIKALQLSHNPKRRNYAWHRIAYTVIIPVLLLAILSGIGMYKPAQFHWIVEWFGSWQALRIVHFTSVPIVVIFAGIHSLLGLKVGGSRLVESMFW from the coding sequence ATGGATTCATCTGCTATCTCTAACAAATCTCAGCCTCAGTCTGGGTTTAACCAGGCTATCCCAGCCAAGATATTTCACTGGATTAATATTATAAGCTTGGTGTTGATGATGACTAGCGGACTCCAAATTTACAATGCTAACCCGGTGTTTGGCGGACGAGGAGGCTGGCATTTTCCACCCTTATTTTTACTAGGTGGGTGGCTAGCTGGCGGTAGACATTGGCATTTTGCTACTATGTGGTTGTTTGCGCTCAATCTGCTTTGGTACGGTGTTTATATTGTCATTAGCCGCCGCTGGAAACATCGGTTTGTAAGTGCCAAGGACATTAAGGCACTTCAACTAAGTCATAACCCAAAGCGCAGAAACTATGCTTGGCATCGTATAGCCTATACAGTAATTATTCCTGTCTTACTGCTTGCCATACTCAGCGGAATCGGAATGTATAAACCAGCGCAGTTCCACTGGATTGTTGAGTGGTTTGGCAGTTGGCAGGCGCTACGAATTGTTCACTTTACGTCAGTACCGATAGTCGTAATCTTTGCAGGAATTCACTCCTTATTGGGTTTAAAGGTTGGAGGTTCACGTTTAGTAGAATCAATGTTTTGGTAA
- a CDS encoding VOC family protein gives MNNPPVLGNISPIIPAGSDMEKAIEFYEQKLGFTTIYQEDEPVTMAIVKRDSAEIFLQQNDDTYLAEWTTFRIQVKHVEQLYEELQNKGRGMIHPNGQLQTKPWGMKEFAVIDPAGVCITFFEEI, from the coding sequence ATGAACAATCCACCCGTGCTGGGAAACATTAGCCCAATTATTCCGGCTGGCAGCGATATGGAAAAAGCTATCGAGTTTTATGAGCAAAAACTTGGCTTTACAACAATTTACCAAGAAGATGAGCCTGTAACGATGGCAATTGTAAAACGTGACTCGGCGGAGATTTTTCTTCAACAGAATGATGATACCTACCTTGCAGAGTGGACTACCTTTCGCATCCAAGTCAAACATGTTGAGCAACTTTACGAGGAGCTTCAAAATAAGGGCAGAGGGATGATTCACCCAAACGGTCAGCTTCAAACGAAACCTTGGGGAATGAAGGAGTTTGCAGTTATTGATCCGGCTGGAGTTTGTATCACTTTCTTTGAGGAGATTTGA
- a CDS encoding Uma2 family endonuclease, with protein sequence MTQLQTQLVTDQWIAATWDEYLKIIEDPAFDKASCYYHNGNLRIEMPPLGHDHACDNTIISFAVNLFCTLKGIPLKGLTNCTYRKTGIDDCQPDLSYYIGDNAQVVPWKTRIIDLDQYPIPALFIEIADTSLADDKGEKRLQYEDLKVAEYWIVDVENIQILAFAIADGGSRRISESQVLPALKMSVLAEALRRTRQMDQAQVGAWLLSQFQQ encoded by the coding sequence ATGACTCAGCTACAGACACAATTAGTAACAGATCAATGGATTGCAGCCACTTGGGATGAGTACCTAAAAATTATTGAAGATCCAGCCTTCGACAAAGCAAGCTGCTACTACCACAATGGAAACCTGAGAATTGAAATGCCGCCCCTGGGTCACGATCATGCCTGTGACAACACTATCATTAGCTTTGCCGTCAATTTGTTTTGCACCCTCAAAGGCATTCCCCTCAAAGGTTTAACCAACTGTACCTATCGCAAAACAGGTATAGATGATTGCCAACCCGATCTGTCTTACTACATTGGGGATAATGCACAAGTAGTTCCCTGGAAAACAAGAATTATTGACCTAGATCAGTATCCTATCCCAGCCCTGTTTATTGAAATTGCTGATACTTCCTTGGCAGACGATAAAGGTGAAAAACGTCTTCAGTATGAAGATTTGAAAGTTGCTGAATACTGGATTGTCGATGTTGAGAATATTCAGATCCTTGCCTTTGCAATTGCTGATGGAGGTAGTCGTCGAATTTCTGAATCTCAAGTGCTACCAGCGCTAAAGATGTCTGTTCTAGCGGAAGCTTTACGACGCACTCGCCAGATGGATCAAGCGCAAGTTGGTGCATGGTTATTATCCCAATTCCAGCAATAG
- a CDS encoding GIY-YIG nuclease family protein yields MTTGTDIPPLASLEYIPYLDTSGQLPEQFQGKVGVYVIFDRDKVLQFAGYSRDVDLSLKQHLVRQPQNCYWLKVQTIDRPSRTILENIREAWIAENGSIAAGNAAEEAKWTQPIDAKVAMTPDEQTRYAASDELMQSKLLKNVARRVEGQILAQLEARGVQMQIRFNPKLKEKGLLDLK; encoded by the coding sequence ATGACCACTGGAACTGACATTCCCCCCCTCGCCAGTTTAGAATATATCCCCTACCTTGATACTAGCGGTCAATTACCCGAGCAGTTTCAGGGAAAAGTTGGAGTTTACGTCATTTTTGACCGAGACAAAGTGCTGCAATTCGCGGGCTATTCCCGCGATGTCGATCTCAGCCTCAAGCAGCATCTGGTGCGCCAACCCCAAAATTGCTACTGGCTCAAAGTCCAAACGATTGATCGCCCTAGTCGCACGATCTTAGAAAATATCCGCGAGGCTTGGATTGCTGAAAACGGCTCCATCGCAGCGGGAAATGCTGCCGAAGAAGCGAAATGGACTCAACCTATCGATGCCAAAGTAGCGATGACTCCTGATGAGCAAACAAGGTATGCAGCGAGTGATGAACTCATGCAATCCAAACTGTTAAAAAATGTAGCTCGACGAGTGGAAGGGCAAATTCTAGCCCAGTTAGAAGCGCGGGGCGTACAAATGCAAATTCGCTTCAATCCAAAACTTAAAGAAAAGGGCTTACTCGACTTGAAATAG
- a CDS encoding serine/threonine protein kinase, translated as MMTTLLNNRYQIIQLLGVGGFGETFLAEDTYLPSRRRCVIKQLKPVTHDPQMYELIQQRFQREAATLESLGEGSYQIPNLYAYFSENGQFYLVQEWIQGQTLTSKVAAEGPLSETAVRQFLVDLLPVLDYVHSKGIIYRDIKPDNIIFRPSNNQPVLIDFGAVKETMTTAVNAQGKITHSIVLGTPGFMSPEQGAGRPVFASDIYSLGLTAIYLLTGKLPQELEIDPQTEQMFWQQHALNVSPSLATVLNKAIQYHPRDRYTTARKMLEDLQSSTSIPLLPQPATQATLAMSPVRGNTSSKTATVTARQIDPVINYSSNRGNWQKTLIVGSLLAGGLLGGAVVAGLVRNQLPQSTSEQPIVSSTPAPKFPQPPSEPTNVPVAPVTSQAPKSTEVAPLPPETQPQTTQDEEAVPPPQPETQLQITADQEAVAPSHPETELQATQTPLPPADSTPPQENEQPDDSASNAARGSIPGFPTGTSESQVRAALGNPTKSSRGVWGNTQALMYEVQPNQITLGYLFDRNSGHLRQTEVAFAQSVEPKVMQTTLQGMVGDRKLINVSQGLQQVYQRRTNRYTFNVGDLKGVIERNDRDRIYIGVWDADLH; from the coding sequence ATGATGACAACTCTGCTAAACAATCGCTATCAAATCATTCAGTTACTGGGAGTTGGTGGGTTTGGCGAAACCTTTCTGGCAGAAGATACGTATCTGCCTTCTCGCCGTCGGTGTGTGATTAAGCAACTGAAGCCAGTAACGCACGATCCGCAAATGTACGAGCTAATTCAACAGCGGTTTCAGCGTGAAGCAGCAACATTAGAATCATTAGGAGAAGGTAGCTACCAAATTCCTAACTTGTACGCCTACTTTTCTGAGAACGGACAGTTTTACCTCGTCCAAGAGTGGATTCAGGGTCAAACCCTGACTAGCAAGGTAGCAGCCGAGGGTCCCCTGAGTGAAACTGCCGTCCGGCAATTCTTAGTAGATCTACTGCCGGTGCTAGATTATGTGCATAGCAAAGGCATCATCTACCGAGATATCAAGCCCGACAACATTATTTTCCGTCCATCGAATAACCAGCCAGTTTTAATTGATTTCGGTGCAGTCAAGGAAACAATGACTACAGCGGTCAATGCTCAAGGCAAAATTACTCACTCGATTGTCCTTGGCACTCCCGGATTTATGTCTCCTGAGCAGGGAGCTGGACGACCAGTCTTTGCCAGCGATATTTATAGTTTAGGACTAACAGCAATTTATCTGCTCACGGGCAAACTGCCGCAAGAATTGGAAATTGACCCCCAGACTGAACAGATGTTTTGGCAGCAACATGCCTTGAATGTTAGCCCCAGTCTGGCGACGGTACTTAATAAGGCAATTCAGTACCATCCACGCGATCGCTACACTACCGCCAGAAAAATGCTAGAGGACTTGCAGTCTAGTACTTCTATTCCCCTCCTGCCTCAGCCTGCAACTCAAGCAACATTAGCCATGTCTCCTGTTCGAGGAAACACATCTAGCAAAACTGCTACTGTGACTGCCCGACAGATTGATCCAGTTATTAATTATTCTTCCAATCGCGGAAATTGGCAGAAAACTTTAATAGTTGGGAGCTTGCTTGCAGGTGGGTTGCTAGGTGGTGCCGTCGTTGCTGGTTTAGTGCGAAACCAATTGCCGCAGTCCACATCAGAACAACCCATAGTAAGCTCCACCCCTGCCCCAAAATTTCCTCAGCCGCCTTCAGAACCTACTAACGTGCCAGTTGCGCCTGTGACTTCTCAGGCTCCCAAATCGACAGAGGTAGCACCATTACCACCAGAAACCCAGCCACAGACTACCCAGGATGAGGAAGCCGTTCCACCTCCACAACCAGAAACCCAGCTACAGATTACTGCGGATCAGGAAGCCGTCGCACCCTCACACCCAGAAACCGAGCTACAGGCTACTCAGACTCCCTTACCACCCGCTGACTCAACACCGCCCCAGGAGAATGAACAACCCGATGACTCAGCCAGCAATGCCGCTAGGGGAAGTATTCCCGGATTTCCCACCGGCACTTCTGAAAGTCAAGTAAGAGCAGCACTAGGTAATCCAACCAAGTCTTCCAGAGGTGTTTGGGGCAATACCCAGGCGCTGATGTATGAAGTTCAGCCTAATCAGATTACCTTGGGCTATCTATTTGACCGCAATTCAGGTCACCTGCGACAAACGGAAGTAGCCTTTGCTCAATCTGTTGAGCCGAAAGTAATGCAAACAACCTTGCAAGGAATGGTGGGCGATCGCAAGCTGATTAACGTCAGCCAAGGACTGCAACAAGTTTATCAGCGCCGTACGAATAGGTACACCTTTAACGTTGGTGACTTAAAAGGTGTGATTGAACGCAATGACCGCGATCGCATCTATATCGGAGTGTGGGATGCTGACTTACATTAG
- a CDS encoding TIGR04376 family protein — MGLFDDLSQFLENRLEEFLRNNPHLELEALLEQLREQEEDSLRLIADLQMQEKRSQDEILTTAQEIQRWHVRVDKAKAAGRLDLAQAAQEREAALLREGNQRWGQMQGIKERITQAKELLRRVQQRRQEVQTKAAEAQASRTAYQAQDRFETTGWSQSRNFSANADDLEAKFRRWETQDELEQMKRNMGR; from the coding sequence GTGGGTTTATTTGACGATCTCAGCCAATTTCTGGAAAACCGTTTAGAAGAATTTTTGCGAAATAACCCTCATCTGGAGTTAGAAGCGCTCTTAGAGCAGTTGCGCGAGCAAGAGGAAGACAGCTTACGACTGATTGCAGATCTCCAGATGCAAGAAAAGCGATCGCAGGATGAAATTCTTACCACTGCTCAAGAAATTCAGCGCTGGCATGTCCGGGTGGATAAGGCAAAGGCAGCTGGGAGACTCGATTTAGCTCAGGCAGCACAAGAGCGAGAGGCAGCGCTACTACGTGAAGGTAATCAGCGCTGGGGACAGATGCAAGGGATAAAAGAACGAATTACTCAGGCAAAGGAACTGTTGCGTCGCGTTCAGCAGCGGCGTCAAGAGGTACAAACCAAAGCAGCTGAGGCGCAGGCTAGTCGCACTGCTTATCAAGCTCAAGATCGCTTTGAAACTACAGGTTGGAGTCAAAGTCGTAACTTTTCTGCTAATGCAGATGACTTAGAAGCTAAATTTCGGCGCTGGGAAACGCAGGATGAGTTAGAGCAGATGAAGCGGAATATGGGGAGATAA
- a CDS encoding DUF427 domain-containing protein, with the protein MPKAIWNGTVLAESDRTEVVEGNHYFPADTINQQYFKESNTHTTCPWKGVASYYNIEVDGQVNKDAAWYYPTAKDGAKNIEGYVAFWRGVKVEP; encoded by the coding sequence ATGCCGAAAGCCATCTGGAATGGGACTGTTTTAGCCGAGAGCGATCGCACTGAAGTCGTGGAAGGCAATCACTACTTCCCAGCTGACACGATTAATCAGCAGTATTTCAAGGAAAGCAACACGCACACAACGTGTCCTTGGAAAGGGGTTGCCAGTTACTACAACATTGAGGTAGACGGGCAGGTAAATAAGGATGCTGCTTGGTATTATCCCACTGCCAAGGATGGAGCTAAAAACATTGAGGGCTATGTCGCCTTTTGGAGAGGGGTAAAAGTCGAGCCTTAA
- the recR gene encoding recombination mediator RecR: protein MGEKTTVYARPLARLIEQLQRLPGVGPKTAQRLALHILKRSEAEVQALAQALIEAKQQVGLCSICFHLSAEPTCEICRNPNRDNNIICVVADSRDVIALEKTREYKGKYHVLGGVISPMEGIGPEQLTVQPLVRRVSQQKPKEVILAISPSVEGETTTLYVGQLLKPFTRVTRIAFGLPVGGDLEYADEVTLARALEGRRELD from the coding sequence ATTGGAGAAAAGACAACGGTTTACGCACGTCCTTTAGCACGTCTGATTGAGCAGTTACAGCGTTTGCCAGGAGTTGGTCCTAAAACTGCCCAGCGCCTCGCTTTGCATATTCTGAAGCGGTCAGAAGCGGAGGTACAGGCTCTGGCACAAGCTTTGATTGAGGCAAAACAACAGGTTGGACTGTGTTCGATCTGTTTTCATTTATCTGCTGAACCTACTTGTGAAATCTGCCGCAATCCTAATCGAGACAATAATATTATCTGCGTGGTTGCGGATTCGCGTGATGTGATTGCTTTGGAAAAAACTAGAGAATACAAAGGCAAGTATCACGTTTTGGGCGGGGTAATTTCGCCCATGGAGGGCATTGGTCCAGAGCAGCTAACCGTTCAACCTTTAGTACGACGAGTCAGTCAGCAAAAGCCTAAAGAGGTTATTCTGGCAATTAGTCCGAGTGTAGAAGGGGAAACGACGACACTGTATGTTGGTCAACTACTAAAGCCGTTTACACGAGTAACACGGATCGCTTTTGGGTTACCTGTGGGTGGTGATTTGGAGTATGCCGATGAGGTAACTTTGGCAAGAGCATTGGAGGGAAGACGGGAGTTGGATTAA